In Flavobacterium sp. 83, the genomic window GTTGTTCATCGGTACCAGCGAGCTGATTGTCATCTAAGCCAATACTTTTCCCAATAACAACTTCCAGTCCCCAACTATGTAATAAATCAATAGCGGGTTTAAGGTTGTCATCGATATTTTTTCGGGCAGTTGCCAATATGGCTATCGTATCTCCTTTTTGTAAAATAGGTGGTGTAATCATTTCGGTATGGGCTTGAATGGTAAAAGATTGTAAAACAAAAATAAGAAATAGGAATTTATATGAAACAAAATTTCTACTAATACTAAATCGAGAGGCATGCATATTCGCGTTTTTTTCTAAAACAAATATAGACAATTACAAAATAGTTTTAAGTTCCATTTCCAAATGACTATTTTTACAATATACGAAACCATTTGATTTTTATTTATGGCTAATAAATTATTGACACACATCAGAATTATCCACCTCATTTTAGTATTGATTTTGTTTTTTCCTTTGATGAAATCGAATGCTCAGCAAAAGAACTATATGATTCATACTGTTGCGTTTTACAATTTCGAAAACTGTTTTGATACAATAAATGATCCCAAAACCAATGATGATGAATGGACGCCAACAGGTGCGCAACGATGGACTTCAAAAAAGTATCACCATAAACTCGAAAACCTGGCAAGAGTTCTATCCGAAATTGGTTCTGCCCAGAATCCTGACGCACCAACTTTTATAGCCGGTTCCGAAATTGAAAATAGAGGCGTACTAGAAGATTTAGTTAAACAACCCAAATTAATCAATAAGGATTACGGCATTATTCATTTTGATTCTCCAGATAAAAGAGGAATTGATGTAGCTTTATTGTATCAAAAAAAACAGTTTCAACCCACAAGTTATCTCAATATCCCGCTGTATGTGTATAAAAATAATTTAAAAACACCACTCGTTTTAAAAACTGAATCTGAAGAAAAAACCGATGATGTTTTACAGGTAAGCACTCAAAATAATCGGATATATACAAGAGACCAGCTCTTAGTTACTGGATTTCTGGATGGCGAAGAAATAAATATAATTGT contains:
- a CDS encoding endonuclease/exonuclease/phosphatase family protein; translation: MKSNAQQKNYMIHTVAFYNFENCFDTINDPKTNDDEWTPTGAQRWTSKKYHHKLENLARVLSEIGSAQNPDAPTFIAGSEIENRGVLEDLVKQPKLINKDYGIIHFDSPDKRGIDVALLYQKKQFQPTSYLNIPLYVYKNNLKTPLVLKTESEEKTDDVLQVSTQNNRIYTRDQLLVTGFLDGEEINIIVNHWPSRSGGEKKSSPFREAAGALNRKIIDSLQRINPNAKVITLGDLNDGPYNKSVKVALGAKAKKTEVAPLGIYNPFEEMAKNGMGTIANRDAWDIFDQIMVSQSLVKPDYSSYRFWKAGIYNKSFLIQTSGQYKGYPLRHSATEVGFSDHFPVYIYLIKEKQ